A genomic region of Caldalkalibacillus thermarum contains the following coding sequences:
- a CDS encoding urease accessory protein UreH, protein MELGMWTILWLGLVIGLRHALDPDHVIAVSTIASRHKNVWKAGIAGVYWGVGHTITILLIGLAVLLLDLSVSEQYDVYFEWVVAVVLIYLGISAVRDARKGQFTARQAEVKRGYHRSLLTGMVHGLAGSAALMLLMLSQIEHVGQGLSFLLLFGAGSVLGMYVIALILSLPMRLSKSDLFQRRLVYGVGLVSITFGFILFFF, encoded by the coding sequence ATGGAACTTGGCATGTGGACCATACTTTGGCTTGGATTAGTGATTGGTTTAAGACATGCTTTAGATCCCGACCATGTCATTGCAGTCTCCACTATTGCTTCTCGACACAAAAATGTGTGGAAAGCAGGAATTGCCGGCGTTTATTGGGGAGTTGGCCATACCATCACTATTTTGCTCATCGGGCTGGCGGTCTTGCTGCTTGATCTTTCCGTCTCAGAACAGTATGACGTCTATTTTGAATGGGTGGTGGCTGTGGTACTCATTTATCTGGGTATCTCTGCGGTCCGTGATGCCCGGAAAGGACAGTTTACTGCACGGCAAGCGGAAGTAAAGCGGGGCTATCATCGTTCACTGTTGACAGGCATGGTGCATGGCCTGGCCGGCAGTGCCGCTCTGATGCTGTTAATGTTAAGTCAAATTGAACATGTGGGACAAGGTTTGTCCTTTCTGCTGCTGTTTGGTGCTGGGTCTGTATTAGGTATGTATGTCATTGCCCTGATTTTGTCGCTTCCGATGCGACTAAGCAAATCAGATCTCTTCCAACGGCGTCTGGTTTATGGGGTGGGACTGGTCAGCATTACTTTTGGGTTCATATTATTTTTCTTCTAG
- a CDS encoding heme ABC transporter ATP-binding protein: MIKLEELSTAVGGKTIIQQVTASVNKGEFVGLVGPNGSGKSTLLKTIYRVLKPQAGLVTLEGEALSRIPLKETAKKMAVVSQEAPLLFEFKVREIVHMGRFPHKRLLEPDTPADEEMVQQALQQVGLQDKLDEPYSGLSGGEKQRVQIARALAQGADYLILDEPTNHLDIHHQLHILELVKSLEVTVLAALHDLNLAAMYCDRLLVMKEGHLVADGTPEEVLTPSLLAEVFQVQAEVRPHPVFNKPVITFFPTETRGRNHK, from the coding sequence ATGATCAAGCTGGAGGAGTTGTCGACAGCGGTAGGGGGTAAGACCATTATTCAGCAAGTGACCGCTTCGGTCAACAAAGGAGAGTTTGTCGGCTTAGTAGGACCAAACGGAAGCGGCAAATCTACGCTGCTCAAAACGATTTACCGTGTGCTTAAGCCCCAGGCCGGTCTGGTCACATTGGAGGGTGAGGCCCTAAGCCGTATACCACTTAAAGAGACAGCCAAGAAGATGGCCGTTGTCAGCCAGGAAGCTCCCCTTCTGTTTGAATTCAAAGTGCGGGAAATTGTCCATATGGGGCGCTTCCCCCATAAGCGTTTGTTGGAACCGGATACTCCCGCTGATGAGGAAATGGTGCAACAGGCCTTACAACAGGTTGGTTTGCAGGATAAGCTGGATGAACCTTACAGCGGCTTGTCAGGGGGGGAGAAACAGCGGGTGCAGATTGCCCGGGCCTTGGCCCAAGGTGCCGACTATCTGATCTTGGATGAGCCGACGAACCATCTAGACATTCACCATCAGTTGCATATTTTGGAGCTGGTCAAAAGCTTGGAAGTCACTGTATTGGCCGCCTTGCATGATCTCAATCTGGCCGCCATGTATTGTGACCGTTTGCTGGTGATGAAAGAGGGGCACCTAGTAGCTGACGGGACGCCGGAAGAGGTCCTCACCCCATCCCTTTTGGCGGAGGTCTTTCAGGTGCAGGCCGAAGTGCGCCCTCATCCTGTATTCAACAAGCCTGTGATTACGTTTTTCCCCACGGAGACAAGGGGAAGAAACCATAAGTAA
- a CDS encoding AIR synthase related protein: MEGCIAMVGMGKHSTMFQVRDLTVMELNEQEVMVVACDSVGGIGSKPHDKVKADGAVVGAFALRVPLFELISAGAAPVLVVNTLSVEWDPAGREIVQGLKAYAKQAGLDVDVQFTGSTEENVPTVQTGVGITVLGKAEKARFFPGSTRQGDWVACAGWPKSAPDDDVRLDDPQILSIEELYILRQQPDVHDILPVGSKGILYEAQELANSAGLASQLKVQKGRTTLDLEKSAGPSTCVIFSAAEEAIGRLQRQLKAPLTVIGQLA, encoded by the coding sequence GTGGAGGGATGCATAGCCATGGTGGGGATGGGCAAACATTCGACAATGTTCCAAGTGAGAGATTTAACGGTCATGGAGCTGAACGAGCAGGAGGTGATGGTGGTTGCCTGTGATTCGGTGGGGGGCATTGGCAGTAAACCGCATGACAAGGTAAAGGCAGACGGTGCTGTTGTCGGTGCGTTTGCCCTGCGGGTGCCTTTGTTCGAGCTTATTTCTGCTGGTGCTGCCCCTGTACTCGTGGTCAACACGCTCAGTGTGGAATGGGATCCGGCAGGAAGGGAGATTGTCCAAGGATTGAAAGCGTACGCCAAACAGGCCGGGCTTGACGTGGACGTGCAGTTTACCGGCAGTACAGAGGAGAATGTGCCTACCGTACAAACTGGTGTAGGTATTACCGTGCTGGGCAAAGCAGAAAAAGCCCGGTTTTTTCCGGGCTCTACACGTCAGGGTGACTGGGTGGCTTGTGCCGGCTGGCCCAAAAGTGCGCCTGATGATGACGTCCGCCTGGATGATCCTCAGATATTGTCCATTGAGGAACTGTATATATTGCGTCAGCAACCCGACGTTCATGATATCCTGCCGGTTGGTTCCAAAGGAATCTTGTATGAAGCGCAGGAACTGGCCAATAGTGCCGGACTCGCTTCTCAACTGAAAGTTCAAAAGGGTCGGACCACCCTTGATCTTGAGAAATCGGCCGGTCCGTCCACTTGTGTCATTTTTTCAGCGGCAGAAGAGGCGATCGGCCGTCTCCAGCGGCAATTAAAGGCACCGTTAACCGTGATAGGCCAACTGGCCTAA
- a CDS encoding FecCD family ABC transporter permease, producing the protein MLQLWLPYPVVGSMAETMGNTEQNKKITLATGFNRPLFQRDQTQRFKLVVGLALLGLTFVISLTVAVMIGPVSVPPLTVWQIILANLPWIGGAVTADWSTAHGHIVWDIRLPRVLLACLVGAGLATVGVAIQALVRNSLADPYILGVSSGASVGATTVIVAGAFGLLGQYALALAAFGGALLSVMLVFFIAQVGGRISIVRLLLAGIAISMVLSALTSFIVMTAPREEAIRSALFWMMGSLAGARWEYLTIPALAIAAGLFYLLIQYRTLNALLMGDEAATTLGVDVHRFRKILIMVTALITGVLVAVSGAIGFVGLMIPHMVRLVVGADHRLVLPFSALAGAIFLIWADVFARMILAPEELPIGIVTALCGGPFFIWLLRSRQYSFGGSEQG; encoded by the coding sequence ATGCTGCAGCTTTGGCTCCCTTATCCGGTGGTGGGCAGCATGGCTGAAACAATGGGAAACACGGAACAAAACAAGAAAATAACGTTGGCAACAGGTTTTAACCGCCCCTTGTTTCAGCGGGATCAAACACAGCGGTTTAAACTGGTTGTAGGACTGGCTCTGTTGGGCCTTACCTTTGTCATCTCCCTGACAGTGGCCGTTATGATTGGTCCGGTCTCTGTGCCGCCCCTCACGGTGTGGCAGATTATTCTGGCTAACCTGCCTTGGATTGGGGGAGCGGTTACGGCTGATTGGAGCACGGCCCACGGCCATATTGTCTGGGACATCCGCTTACCCAGGGTGCTTTTGGCTTGTTTGGTTGGCGCCGGTTTGGCCACAGTGGGCGTTGCGATCCAGGCCCTTGTGCGCAATTCCCTGGCTGACCCGTATATTTTGGGAGTCTCCTCGGGTGCTTCAGTGGGCGCAACAACTGTCATTGTAGCCGGGGCATTCGGTTTGTTGGGCCAATATGCGCTGGCGTTGGCTGCCTTTGGCGGGGCCTTGCTCTCTGTCATGCTGGTGTTTTTTATCGCCCAGGTAGGCGGCCGCATTTCCATTGTCCGCTTGCTTCTGGCCGGCATTGCTATTTCCATGGTGCTCTCAGCGCTGACTAGTTTTATCGTCATGACAGCCCCACGCGAGGAAGCCATCCGCTCCGCCCTGTTCTGGATGATGGGCAGCCTGGCTGGGGCCAGGTGGGAGTACTTGACGATTCCTGCTCTGGCCATCGCCGCTGGCTTGTTCTACCTGCTGATCCAGTACAGAACCCTGAATGCGCTATTAATGGGCGATGAAGCAGCCACCACACTGGGGGTGGATGTGCACCGTTTTCGTAAAATCCTGATTATGGTCACCGCTTTGATCACTGGAGTGCTCGTTGCTGTCAGCGGAGCAATCGGCTTTGTCGGCTTGATGATTCCACATATGGTTCGTCTGGTGGTGGGAGCGGACCATCGCCTGGTGTTGCCCTTCAGCGCTTTGGCAGGTGCCATCTTTCTGATTTGGGCCGATGTGTTTGCCCGCATGATCCTGGCTCCGGAAGAGCTGCCGATCGGGATTGTCACTGCACTGTGTGGCGGGCCGTTTTTCATTTGGCTTTTGCGCAGCCGCCAATATAGCTTTGGGGGAAGTGAACAGGGATGA
- a CDS encoding precorrin-2 dehydrogenase/sirohydrochlorin ferrochelatase family protein has product MSQPGYPVILNIAGLPVVVVGGGTVAARKVGKLLEAGAQVTVVSPDLAPRLQEWAGHGKIRWLDKRFEPGDIRGARLVIAATNDPQVNLAVYNALEPYQWINIVDRPDLSDFVVPTTLRQGKLSISVSTSGASPGLAKQITAELAERYDEVYADYVDFLAQCRLEILQHVPDQKQRQRLFAALLDPVFLRLTREGKQKERSARYRRLLSTAAGSPAGRGAGSATAEVEREAGQDGDSDPALKQSGQQQSEDEI; this is encoded by the coding sequence GTGAGTCAACCGGGATATCCCGTCATTTTAAACATTGCAGGGCTGCCCGTTGTGGTGGTTGGGGGCGGGACGGTAGCGGCCAGGAAAGTGGGCAAGCTGTTGGAGGCTGGGGCTCAAGTGACGGTGGTCAGCCCGGATCTGGCCCCTCGTCTTCAAGAATGGGCCGGGCACGGGAAAATCAGGTGGCTGGACAAGCGGTTTGAACCTGGGGATATACGGGGGGCCCGGTTGGTGATAGCCGCCACCAATGATCCCCAGGTGAACTTAGCGGTTTACAACGCCTTGGAACCGTACCAGTGGATCAATATCGTGGACCGCCCTGACTTAAGTGATTTTGTTGTTCCTACGACATTGCGGCAGGGAAAGCTCTCCATCAGTGTCTCCACTTCGGGTGCCAGTCCGGGATTGGCCAAGCAGATTACTGCAGAATTGGCTGAACGCTATGATGAGGTCTATGCCGACTATGTCGATTTTCTGGCCCAGTGCCGCTTGGAGATATTGCAGCATGTGCCGGATCAAAAACAGAGGCAAAGGTTGTTTGCTGCCCTTTTGGATCCTGTTTTTCTGCGCTTAACCAGAGAGGGTAAACAGAAAGAACGGTCAGCACGTTACCGCCGCCTGTTAAGTACAGCGGCCGGAAGTCCTGCCGGTCGTGGTGCCGGAAGTGCTACAGCAGAAGTGGAGAGGGAAGCCGGACAAGATGGTGACTCTGACCCTGCTCTGAAGCAATCTGGGCAGCAGCAAAGCGAGGATGAGATTTAA
- the bioF gene encoding 8-amino-7-oxononanoate synthase, with product MLLLSTNNYLGLATHPRVKAKAIEAVQHFGTGSGGSRLITGNLRLHEELEQTIAAWKGTEAARLFSCGYLANVGTISALAGKGDLVLSDELNHASMIDGCRLSKASTMVYRHVDMDDLRHKLRDTRGQYRRTLIVTDGVFSMDGNIAPLPELVSLAEQYGAWLMVDDAHGTGVLGDTGAGSVEHFGLSGRVHLSVGTLSKACGAEGGYVAGSQTVIEYLLNRARSFIFQTALSPGVVAASLEAIHIIRTEPVLRHQLLSNARYLREGLKSYGFRLIEGETPIIAVLIGEAKTAVRFSRRLEEAGVYAPAIRPPTVPEGMSRIRCTVMATHTTAQLDFALAQFKQVGQELGVIS from the coding sequence CTGTTACTTCTCTCCACTAACAATTATTTAGGCCTGGCGACCCATCCCCGGGTAAAAGCCAAAGCCATCGAAGCAGTCCAACACTTTGGCACAGGCAGCGGTGGTTCCCGTTTGATTACAGGCAATCTCCGCTTGCATGAAGAACTGGAACAAACAATCGCGGCCTGGAAAGGCACTGAGGCGGCCCGGCTGTTCAGCTGCGGTTACTTGGCCAACGTCGGGACCATTTCTGCCCTGGCTGGAAAGGGCGATCTCGTTCTCAGTGACGAGTTGAATCATGCCAGCATGATCGATGGCTGCCGTTTAAGCAAGGCTTCCACCATGGTCTACCGCCATGTGGACATGGACGACCTGCGCCACAAGTTGCGTGACACCCGGGGACAATACCGGCGCACCTTGATTGTAACGGACGGCGTATTCAGCATGGATGGCAACATTGCCCCGCTTCCTGAGCTGGTCTCCCTGGCTGAACAATATGGAGCGTGGCTGATGGTGGATGATGCCCATGGCACCGGCGTGCTGGGAGACACTGGTGCGGGCAGCGTGGAACACTTCGGCTTAAGCGGAAGGGTGCATTTGTCGGTGGGCACCCTGTCCAAAGCCTGTGGGGCAGAGGGCGGTTATGTGGCCGGGTCTCAAACGGTTATCGAATACCTGCTGAACCGGGCTCGCTCTTTCATTTTCCAAACCGCCTTGTCCCCTGGGGTAGTGGCAGCCAGCCTGGAGGCGATCCACATCATTCGTACTGAGCCGGTCCTCCGTCACCAGTTGCTGTCCAATGCCCGCTATCTGCGCGAAGGACTTAAGTCTTATGGCTTCAGGCTGATTGAAGGGGAGACCCCCATTATTGCCGTGTTAATCGGTGAGGCCAAAACCGCTGTCCGGTTCAGCCGAAGACTGGAAGAAGCTGGGGTGTATGCTCCGGCGATCCGGCCACCCACCGTTCCGGAAGGGATGAGCCGCATCCGCTGTACCGTCATGGCCACCCACACCACGGCGCAACTAGACTTTGCTTTGGCTCAGTTTAAACAAGTAGGGCAAGAATTGGGAGTGATCAGCTGA
- a CDS encoding ABC transporter substrate-binding protein translates to MFRLPKCHLLLIVIMIVVFVLTACSSEQASSSPAENGTVAEGEASGEETQTDPAGASGYQPVTIENNGRTLSFDKPPQRAVTLNQHVTEVMLALGLEEVMVGTAYLDDEILPQFQEAYEQIPVLADRYPSQEVFLSVEPDFAYAGWQSAFSENGVGSVEELEAFGVTAYLHHSSTIVGPTIEDVYQDIRNIGRIFGVEERAEELIAQMETDIALLQEQIGKVDEPIRVFVYDSGEDQAFTVGQNYMNTLIRLAGGENIFADLDKNWGSVNWEEVVERSPEVIVVVDYGEMTAEQKIDFLLRHPALDNVPAIQHERFVVVPLSAAAEGIRAPLALEILIKGFYPEKAE, encoded by the coding sequence ATGTTCCGTTTGCCCAAATGCCATCTTCTTCTTATCGTTATCATGATAGTTGTCTTTGTGCTGACTGCCTGCAGCTCTGAACAGGCCAGCAGCTCACCGGCAGAGAACGGTACTGTGGCGGAAGGAGAGGCCTCTGGTGAGGAGACGCAGACTGATCCCGCTGGTGCCAGCGGGTACCAGCCGGTCACGATTGAAAATAACGGACGCACACTCAGCTTTGATAAGCCCCCGCAAAGGGCTGTTACTCTGAACCAGCATGTAACCGAAGTGATGCTGGCTTTGGGACTGGAAGAGGTGATGGTGGGCACCGCCTATTTGGATGATGAGATTTTGCCACAGTTTCAGGAAGCTTACGAGCAGATCCCTGTCCTGGCTGATCGATATCCATCCCAAGAGGTGTTTCTCTCGGTTGAACCGGATTTTGCTTATGCGGGATGGCAGAGCGCCTTTAGTGAAAATGGGGTTGGTTCCGTAGAGGAGTTAGAAGCCTTCGGTGTGACGGCTTACTTGCATCACTCTTCTACGATCGTGGGACCGACGATTGAGGATGTGTACCAGGATATCCGTAACATCGGCCGTATTTTTGGAGTGGAAGAGCGGGCTGAGGAGCTGATTGCCCAGATGGAAACAGATATTGCCCTCTTGCAGGAACAGATTGGGAAGGTGGATGAGCCAATCCGGGTCTTTGTCTACGACAGTGGGGAAGATCAGGCTTTTACCGTGGGACAAAATTATATGAATACCCTGATTCGCTTAGCTGGGGGAGAAAACATTTTTGCTGATTTGGACAAAAATTGGGGGTCCGTTAACTGGGAAGAGGTAGTCGAACGATCACCTGAGGTCATCGTCGTTGTTGATTACGGGGAGATGACGGCTGAACAAAAAATAGATTTCCTGCTGCGGCATCCAGCGCTGGACAATGTACCAGCCATCCAGCATGAACGGTTCGTCGTCGTTCCCTTATCGGCTGCTGCCGAAGGCATCCGGGCTCCTTTAGCATTGGAAATACTGATCAAAGGGTTTTATCCGGAGAAGGCAGAATAA
- a CDS encoding Uma2 family endonuclease gives MNLPQKSKISLEEFYKMREETNDLLEYVDGIVLMTPSPSTKHQRVSGRLQAKLFNFLEGTNCEVFSAPYDIELKKDGIEGTKILVPDLSVICDKQGLQENKFVGVPDLIIEILSPSNQSNDLVTKMNLYMQYGVKEYWIINPMLNAVQIYVLDEKGHYQQKDILKEIGTVESEILKGFQVELEDIFRE, from the coding sequence ATGAATTTGCCTCAAAAAAGCAAAATAAGTCTCGAAGAATTTTATAAAATGAGAGAGGAAACAAACGATTTGTTGGAATACGTAGACGGCATTGTTTTGATGACACCATCACCTTCCACGAAACATCAAAGAGTATCGGGAAGATTACAAGCAAAATTGTTTAATTTTTTAGAAGGCACCAATTGTGAAGTATTTAGTGCTCCTTATGACATTGAACTCAAAAAGGATGGCATAGAGGGAACTAAAATATTAGTGCCTGATTTATCCGTCATTTGTGATAAGCAAGGCTTACAAGAAAATAAGTTTGTTGGAGTTCCCGATTTAATTATTGAAATTCTAAGTCCATCTAATCAATCAAATGATTTAGTGACTAAAATGAATTTGTATATGCAATACGGTGTAAAGGAATATTGGATTATCAATCCTATGTTAAACGCAGTTCAAATTTACGTCCTAGATGAAAAAGGGCATTATCAACAAAAGGATATATTGAAAGAAATAGGAACTGTTGAGTCAGAAATACTAAAGGGATTTCAAGTAGAATTAGAAGACATATTTAGAGAATAA
- the bioB gene encoding biotin synthase BioB, with protein sequence MSTFSQARVNVWEVYADKALRGEVLTKDEAFHILGAPDEELLPLLQAAYRVRYHYYGNKVKLNMIINAKSGLCPEDCGYCSQSIVSKAPIEKYPLLDKETLIEGAREAVRRKAGTYCIVASGRGATDKEIEQVAEAVKTIKQEMPLKICCCLGIISEEQAQKLREAGVERYNHNLNTSASHYSHITTTHTYEDRVRTVQHVKQAGISPCSGCIIGMGETWDDVYHLALSLRELDADSIPVNFLHAIPGTPLENMDELNPRYCLKVLALFRFINPSKEIRISGGREVNLRSLQALGLYPANAIFVGDYLTTEGQTARADHQMIEDLGFEIELMHYSLNMSSNST encoded by the coding sequence TTGTCAACTTTTTCACAAGCACGGGTTAATGTGTGGGAAGTATATGCTGATAAAGCTTTGCGGGGTGAAGTTTTAACCAAAGATGAAGCGTTTCATATCCTCGGTGCACCAGATGAAGAACTTCTGCCCCTGTTGCAAGCCGCTTACCGGGTCCGTTATCACTACTATGGCAATAAAGTGAAACTCAATATGATCATTAATGCCAAAAGCGGTTTATGTCCTGAGGACTGTGGCTACTGTTCCCAATCCATTGTGTCCAAAGCGCCCATCGAAAAATATCCCTTATTGGATAAAGAAACCCTGATTGAAGGGGCACGGGAAGCGGTAAGACGCAAAGCGGGAACCTATTGTATTGTGGCCAGCGGCCGCGGTGCAACGGACAAGGAGATTGAGCAAGTGGCCGAAGCTGTGAAAACCATCAAGCAGGAAATGCCGCTTAAAATCTGCTGTTGTTTGGGTATTATCTCAGAAGAGCAGGCCCAAAAGCTCCGTGAAGCCGGGGTGGAACGCTACAACCACAACTTAAATACCAGTGCCAGCCATTACAGTCACATCACCACCACGCACACCTACGAAGACCGGGTGCGCACGGTACAGCATGTGAAGCAGGCAGGCATCTCCCCCTGCTCAGGCTGCATCATTGGGATGGGGGAAACCTGGGATGATGTGTATCACCTGGCCCTCAGCCTGAGGGAATTAGATGCAGATTCCATACCTGTCAACTTTTTGCACGCCATTCCGGGGACGCCGCTGGAGAATATGGATGAGTTAAATCCGCGCTACTGTTTGAAAGTACTCGCCCTGTTCCGTTTTATCAACCCTTCTAAAGAGATTCGAATTTCCGGAGGACGGGAAGTCAACCTGCGCTCCCTGCAAGCGCTCGGTCTCTATCCGGCCAATGCCATCTTTGTGGGCGATTATTTAACCACGGAAGGCCAAACAGCCCGGGCTGACCATCAGATGATCGAGGACCTGGGCTTTGAAATCGAGTTAATGCATTATTCTCTAAATATGTCTTCTAATTCTACTTGA
- a CDS encoding nicotinate-nucleotide--dimethylbenzimidazole phosphoribosyltransferase — MQASLNHYCLSIPSVDHQVGQEAARYLDTLTKPKGSLGRLEAIAVQLATITGQVKPRVSPPGIIVFAADHGVAEEGVSAYPQEVTAQMVRNFLQGGAAINVFARQIGALLEVVDVGVAQPLEASGLVSRKVRYGTANFLKEPAMSQEEAVAAIEAGIERAEALIKRGIKSLIVGEMGIGNTTASSAMLAAAKHRIPVIADGFICTVAALLAVKLCPRVSDVLLAGHRSQEPGHQVALSLLDKEPLLDLGMRLGEGSGAAVAFPLVEAACRMIGEMATFQEAGVTEGGER, encoded by the coding sequence ATGCAAGCAAGCCTGAATCACTACTGCCTGAGCATACCGTCCGTTGACCACCAGGTGGGTCAGGAGGCAGCCCGTTATCTGGACACATTAACAAAGCCTAAGGGCAGTCTGGGCCGGCTGGAAGCCATTGCTGTGCAGCTGGCCACCATCACTGGCCAGGTGAAGCCCCGGGTGTCTCCGCCGGGAATCATTGTCTTCGCTGCTGACCACGGGGTTGCTGAAGAAGGGGTGTCCGCCTATCCGCAGGAAGTGACGGCACAAATGGTCCGTAACTTTCTGCAAGGGGGAGCCGCTATTAATGTATTTGCCCGCCAGATTGGTGCTTTGCTTGAAGTGGTGGATGTGGGCGTGGCCCAGCCTCTTGAGGCTTCAGGATTGGTTTCGCGCAAAGTGCGTTATGGCACAGCCAATTTTTTAAAGGAACCAGCGATGTCCCAGGAGGAAGCGGTGGCTGCAATTGAAGCGGGCATTGAGCGGGCCGAGGCGCTGATTAAACGCGGGATTAAAAGTCTGATTGTAGGTGAAATGGGGATTGGCAACACCACCGCATCGAGCGCCATGCTGGCTGCAGCCAAGCACCGCATCCCCGTGATTGCGGACGGGTTTATCTGTACAGTAGCTGCCCTGTTAGCGGTCAAATTGTGTCCCCGTGTCAGTGATGTCCTGTTGGCCGGCCATCGTTCCCAAGAACCGGGACATCAGGTTGCCCTCAGCTTATTGGACAAAGAGCCGTTACTCGATTTAGGCATGCGGCTGGGCGAAGGGAGCGGAGCGGCTGTGGCGTTCCCCCTTGTTGAAGCAGCCTGCCGCATGATCGGGGAAATGGCCACCTTTCAGGAAGCTGGCGTGACGGAAGGGGGAGAACGGTGA
- the bioD gene encoding dethiobiotin synthase, which yields MTRGFFFTGTDTGVGKTFVAAALAAYLKQQGQDVGVFKPMMSGIQREHPHSDAFLLKTMSGDTNPVEQINPFQFDEPLAPYLAAKRAQREVSFVQLIEAWHQVRDSHAFFLVEGAGGLAVPMGPNYLVADVAKLIDLPLIVVARPNLGTINHTLLTLHFAQSKGLAVAGVIFNGYDPEAGDLAQDTNPSLLEEWSDVPVLGIIPRTEHHSAQALAALVAECIDVEELYAYC from the coding sequence ATGACAAGAGGGTTCTTTTTTACCGGCACAGACACCGGGGTGGGCAAAACCTTCGTGGCTGCAGCACTTGCCGCTTACCTGAAACAACAGGGGCAGGATGTGGGCGTCTTTAAACCCATGATGAGCGGCATCCAGCGGGAACATCCTCACAGTGACGCTTTTCTGCTTAAAACCATGTCGGGGGATACCAACCCTGTGGAGCAGATTAATCCCTTTCAGTTTGACGAACCCCTCGCACCCTACCTGGCTGCCAAAAGGGCCCAGCGGGAAGTCAGCTTCGTCCAACTGATAGAAGCGTGGCATCAGGTACGTGACAGCCATGCGTTTTTCCTGGTGGAAGGGGCAGGTGGCCTGGCAGTTCCCATGGGTCCCAATTATCTGGTGGCCGATGTGGCCAAACTAATAGATTTGCCCTTGATTGTAGTGGCTCGTCCTAACCTGGGTACCATCAATCACACCCTGCTAACCCTTCATTTTGCTCAAAGCAAAGGGCTTGCTGTGGCTGGCGTGATTTTTAACGGATATGATCCCGAGGCTGGAGACTTAGCCCAAGATACCAACCCATCCCTATTAGAAGAATGGTCAGATGTGCCGGTTTTGGGCATCATTCCCCGTACTGAACACCATTCAGCACAAGCGCTGGCCGCGTTGGTTGCAGAGTGCATTGATGTGGAAGAGCTGTATGCATACTGCTAA
- the cobA gene encoding uroporphyrinogen-III C-methyltransferase, which produces MGTGKVYLVGAGPGHPKLITVRGLECIQEADVIIYDRLASPELLAYASPQAELIFCGKSPRQHTLRQERINQLLVEKAREGKVVTRLKGGDPSVFGRVGEEAEWLAAHAVPFEIVPGVTAAAGAAAAAGIPLTHRAYASSFAVVTGHAGEKGDFCAHSKETGTPEGRQDGAECERTWAALARGIDTLVFYMGMNRLSEICHALLHHGRAPDTPVAVIQWATTPRQKLVTGTLETIEQQVQDSRIGSPAVIVVGEVVRIRDRLAKSMEFHAAALAPLSGGGQHG; this is translated from the coding sequence ATGGGAACGGGCAAAGTATATCTTGTCGGAGCAGGACCTGGCCACCCCAAGCTTATTACCGTGCGGGGGTTGGAATGCATTCAAGAGGCTGACGTGATCATCTACGACCGCTTGGCCAGCCCTGAGCTCTTAGCTTATGCCTCTCCCCAAGCAGAGCTGATTTTTTGCGGCAAGTCTCCCCGGCAACACACGTTGCGCCAGGAACGGATCAATCAATTGCTGGTGGAGAAGGCACGGGAAGGCAAAGTGGTCACCCGCTTAAAGGGAGGCGATCCCTCGGTCTTTGGACGGGTGGGGGAAGAGGCTGAATGGCTGGCTGCCCACGCTGTTCCCTTTGAAATTGTACCAGGGGTGACAGCAGCTGCCGGGGCAGCAGCAGCGGCGGGCATCCCCCTCACGCACCGGGCCTATGCCTCTTCGTTTGCTGTGGTGACCGGTCATGCCGGGGAAAAAGGTGACTTCTGTGCACACTCGAAAGAAACGGGCACACCAGAAGGAAGGCAGGATGGTGCAGAGTGTGAACGGACCTGGGCTGCGCTGGCCAGAGGAATCGATACCCTGGTGTTTTATATGGGTATGAACCGTTTGTCGGAGATTTGCCATGCTTTGCTTCACCATGGAAGGGCGCCAGACACCCCGGTGGCGGTGATCCAGTGGGCGACGACACCCAGGCAAAAGTTAGTCACCGGTACATTGGAGACAATTGAACAGCAGGTGCAAGACAGCAGGATCGGTTCTCCGGCCGTCATCGTGGTGGGGGAAGTGGTTCGCATCAGGGACAGGCTGGCGAAGAGTATGGAGTTTCATGCTGCAGCTTTGGCTCCCTTATCCGGTGGTGGGCAGCATGGCTGA